CGTGGTGGATAGCCTACATTCCCATCACTAGTACATTTAGTATCAAAACACATGAAATTCCTTTAAGTTGAACTAATACCACGTGAAGTGGCAGGGCAGAAACAGACTTGCCGATCCATCcctcctcccaacacacacacccatgAATGGAGTGATTAAGGCCAGTCACCTTCCCAAAGTAAACTCAGTGCCCTGGCCGTCCCAGAGGGTAGGGATCCAGAAGTAAAAGACCATAGACCGGACTGCCCAGGAGTTAAGTAGGTGAAGAGAGAGAGTGGTAAGAGTCTCCCAAGACAGAGGACCCCTAGAGAGCACTCACGGAACAACTGTGACCAAATGTGTCAGAGAGGAGCCAGCATCTAGACACCTGTCTCGTGGATGGAACCAGCAGAAACATCAATACAGCAAACAGAAAGCAAATTGTAAGGAGAGTTGGTTGTCTGTTTCCCCTTTCTGGATGTTGCTAGAACATGCTTTCAGCTGCCCAACCACAACTGTGCCCGATCATACGTATGGGCGCGGTTTTCACTCTCCTCCCAAGTTTTGTCCATCGTTACTTAGGATAAGGCTGGTGTTGCTGTCAACATCTCCTATATAAGAAGTAggatcagaaaataaataaataaaacctgaaaaaggaaatgtggatctagaagaaaacagattgATAAGGGTCATAAAAATCCAATCCTTTAGAAAAATTAACTAAattcatttgataaatatatatttaaaaagtaaaagggtCTAGATATGCAAATGACAAAGAGGAAAGATGGTCATGGATCCTGTTTTGAAGACAGGAGGAAGACCAAGAAGTAGTAAATTCTCTATTTGAACAAGGCCAAGAACCTGGACTATAGTCAGAAGTCCAGCCTAAAAGGGATCTTCCCACTTTTCCAAATGGCCCTGTCGTAAACATCTCCAATGACCAAGATCTACCCGCTCTGCAATTACCTAGAGCACTTTGCCCTTGGGCCCCCAAACTAGCTTGTCTACAAAAGAcaccagagagaaaaacagaaaagcagaggtTGTTGACCCAGATGAAGGCTGCTGACCAATGGGATTCATCCTAACCTTCAAGTAGGTATTAACACTGCCCCTCTTTAAGTGGAGAGCAAGAGTATTCAGCACACAGTGACTGCACATGACAGAAGTCCCACTgatctatttttcttcttgtccacCTCGTTCAGAAAATCAGAGTTCCCTACTATAGCATCAAGGGAAAGGTGAACAGATTCTAGTCTATAGAAAGACCTGCACCAGCCTCACCTTCACCTGCCTTAACTGGAGAGACAATTGTTTACTGGCTGAGCTGGTAGAGGTCATCAGAACTAATTATAGTGAGAACCAGGATGAGATCTGACATCACTGGGAGGCAAACCAGAAATGCAAATGGCTCAAGAGGTTGCTACAAAACtcgtttaaaatatttattttggtgtaaataaaaataaaacatcctcataaaaccaaacaaaaagctATTGAGGCATTAGGCCCAGGTTATCGAAGCTAGCATGTAACTATAAGAGTGAAATGCTTGTAATCTCCCTGACCCTACCTTAGTTCTAGCCTGCCTTTCTCCCATGGCCTTCATGCAAGTAGTTCCTGCATATAATTACAGATAGGCTAATTATTAGAGGCATTCTGCTTGAGACTTGAGCTTCTGACAAAAATTTGCAGGAACCTCAAGACCAGACTCAGATCAGCAGGATCAGAGACCAGGGAACAAGATTTTGAGATTTCGCCCTCTTCCTTGGGCCCTCTGTTGGGGTCTAGGGGTCACACACCTCTTACCTGGCCCGCTCTCCCTTCCCATCACACAGAAGAAGCCTGAATTCTGGGCTCTTGTGGATTTGCAGAAGCTGTAAGGCCCCATCTTCGCGAGCTGGTACTTTCTCAGTCAACAAACCTTTCCTTACTCCAAGCTGACATTTTGAATATGGGCCTTTGAAGCATCAGGCACATGAACTTTGAATCAGTAACATAACCTCTTATCCTCCCCAAAGGTGATGAAATAAAatcacatcaaaaaaaaaagaatctttggaAAATTTGTGACCTCACTTCATGTAGGGAAACAcactttgttatatatttttgagatcgtgtttattttttagaggggaaaggacagagaaagagagaaacatcaatgtgtgcttgcctctcacacactccctaatGGGGACCTAGCCTATAACCAAGGCACgtacccagactggggattgaactcagaCCTAACTGGTTCACAGACCAGcgttcaatccgctgagctacaccagccagggctgctttgttATGTTTTAACCAGGAGTCAGGCTGCTGCAGTAAACTTCTCCTTCTGTATCGTTGATTCTCACAGGAGCCCACTATTTGGACCAGGTGATACCTCTCTGACTTTTATCAGGATCACAAGTCGTTAAGAAAAATGTGGACATCGTGGATGTTAGGGGATTATCACCAGAACTATCAAAGAAGCTGTGCACTGTCAGCATGGTTTTAGCAGGTGTGTGTTTATGCCAAATCCTCAAACCAACTCAAACtggctttaaaataaatgaatttactaTTTCACGTAATTGAGAAGTTGAACAATAAAACCTTTCAAGGGTTGGCTACTTTAGGAGTTTAACAATGTCAGAAGGCACCTCTATGCTTTCTACTCTGTGCTGCCATCCTAAACACACTTTTTAGCCTCAGGATTATCCCCCTCATCATCATCTTCAAGATTCTGTACTCCTCCCCTGACTGggatagctcagtgggttgggcgtcttcttgcaaactgaaaggttgccagttcgatgcCTAGGCAGGGCATGGCTGAGGGGGCAGGCTGGGCTTCTGGTTGgaggctcatgagaggcaaccacacatggacgtttctctccctctctttcttcttcccttgccttctctctaaaataaataaataaaaccttaaaaaacaaaagattctgTCCTCATGTAATAACAGTGGGAATTAGCCATTCTTTATTGCTAGGAAAGGTCTAAGTGAACTTCTCCAGGAGTGCTGACCCACAtacacagacagaaagcagatgagaGAAAAGAACAGCCTCAGACATGACTTATAAACAGGtcctttattataaataatcAAAGTTGAAAAAACTAGAAGACTATTCTCtccaaacaaaaatgaaatatggCTGTCCAAAATAACCACAAATAATACAACCCAGAGCTAAACTCTCTCTTCAAAGACCAACCCTACATGTATACATCCTCCAACCCGGTAAGGTCTTACAGTGTTtcgtttttcttaaaaatattttacactaaTCACAATTGGCTTAAATTATTCTGATGTCATCTTCATAACAATtatctcttaaatatttaaaCGCCATGAGAATACAAGTTTGGTCATttcgggggaggggaggaatccCACTTTAAATCGATGAAGAATATCCATGTATTTCCATAGTCTGCTCTTCTCATAGTAGGTCATCTCCGGCTCTCTAGGAATAGTTCACCCTTTTCTACGAAAGTGTATGCGACTCTTAAGTTCTCTGAACCTCAGGATTAATGAGTTGTCTTTCCACGCTTCATAAGTGTTTCTAAATTTGTCataataactttcttttttcaggTTGAAATTTGAtccaattctttttaaattactgtctTTTTCCCATATTTCTCTCCAGGAGCCTTTGAATTTTTCcaaataactttctttttcagattCTTCCTTCCAgattccttctcctttttttaaggCTGCTAATTCGGCTTTAAGTAAGTTTCTGTGTATTTTCCAATAGATTTTAGAATCATAATCTAACCCTTTAACGAGAACAGTTTTGCCAAGGCCTCTTCTCAAAATTTCTTCATTCAGACTCACACTAAAAAATCTACCcttgaataaacaaataacacAAACCAATTAAGAAAATTGATACTATACCCATAACAtatacttactgtattttttatctaatctttatttttttctgttaccatttagtcccctgatactcccctcccccagtaaTCCCcacagtcctttttcctttttgctcaatccctccactccccagctTCCCCCCACAGCTGCCATCTATTTACTTTAGTTGCAGTCATTCAGCAACTTTAGTCTTCCCGAGAAAAACCAAAAAGTCAAGGTTTCCCAAAGAGCTTAAAACAGCTATGCGAAATCCAAGAATTTCATTACTAAAAGAGATTCTTACTCAAAGTCAATTGCCTGTTTTGTAACATACTACTCTGCACAGTCTCATTGGTCTCACCCAAAGAGATGCAGAAGCAGTAAAGTATATACAAAGtggttcatttgtttgttgtttggtgGGGGATGGACCACAGGAGACAGGCCAAAGAAACTCGGCAGTGGGTAAATGCAAGATGAACTGAACCATCATGGAACTATTAAATTAGGTTAACGAAGGCACTGGcatgtaaataacattttaaaatactttccaccacataattaacataaaaataggcCTGGCCTTGAATTTTCATCCTTTAGAAAATTTCATTCATGGAATCCCACACTTCCTAACGAAACTGgataaatgggacttttttctcCCCACTAATTTACAATAGAAAGGAGATCCAGCTTAGCTATTTCTATAGGCCTTGTGgaattttaacaaattattagTACTTTCTTAGCTTCTTTAGACAAATAATttacagttaaaatataaaaatgtgaaaactccAGGTTTAAAGTAGGAGATATTTTCTAGAACTATCTAAACAAAAAggaaccttttctttctttaaatgcaGTAACTTCTGGTGTATGATGCTGCTGAAGAGTTAatagagttttaaaatgtatatcatATTTTTCTCAATCATTTAAAGAGCTCATTCCCGTAAACCAAAATcagaataattaaaattcaatctCACACATTAGCAAAATTCAACATATGTAAATTACCACAATATACATACTGCCTAGTTTGGCCCCCTGCCAGGAAGCTACAGAAGGTAAAACAGGGGAGGTGAGGTCTGGGCTCGGGAGCCTGGAAGAGCAGGGCCTGAGTGTAGGCTCTTCCACTGGGCCAGCCCGCGTCCCGTCTGTAAATGGGAATACAGACAGCGACTCCATAGGGTGGCTTGGGGGATCAGTAAAATGTACTCCTCAACTCGAAAGAGGAGACAGTATTTTTGAAGTGCCTTTGGCATCATCATATAATCTTGCATCATCAATTTTAAATGTAAGATGCTTTTGGATAATTCTTATTTTGATAGAAATGGATATGATCTGGAACAAGCAAAAAGTAATGGATTCCATTAGGTTTTCTATCAATAAGTCAAAAACTTAAGAATTAAAATGGATACAATTCCAATCACTTTAATGTACAGTTATTGTTTTCTTCAagttattattgtttattatataaaaagggacttttaatggaagaaaaacaaCTCTTAATTCTGTCATAATATTGTCATGACATGTTAcaataacataatttaatttcCTATTAAACACTATTTAACTTTTCTATGCTCTTTTTTCAGTAACCACCCACCGAAACCCTGAGCGAGGCACCCCCACGGACTCAGTGCAGTGACGCCCGCAGCACCAGCAACTCCTGTGACGCTCTGGGGCGCCCCCAGTTACACAAGGCAGTGTTTTCCGATGGCTGGCACTGGTCATGAGAGTGTTTAAGGATGCTCTCGGCTTTGGGGTTCATAGACTGAGCAATGTTCACCTTCAGCAAACACCCTTGTTTTTTGTAGTTTCCAGTTAACAAacattattcaacaaatggtttctAACATCAATAATTTtaagtgtttcctttttcttaattttctatttttttataataaacatatataactaaaattttataataaaattgataTATGAGATAAATACCTGGTTCTCTAAATATAATCATGAAGAATAGCAgtttaaaaaggcaaaacataTTCAGGCCTATCATATATCCAAGTTTTTTTCACTAAAAACTtggatatacatatacatagttatatataaataaaaaataaaatattgctcaTTATTTCTTCACACAACTTACCTTATTCACTAAAAGGTAGCAAAAGAGTGCTGAATTCTCCTTTCCGAGAAGCTGGAACCAAAGTGGCTGGGAAGGTCTGAGTTCCGTCTGCAGCCACAGCTTGCCGGCGTCAGTGAGCTCCACTCCGGCCAGCCTGACCAGCAGAGCACCACGTGGCTCCTCTAAAAGGTCAGGCAGAAATGAGCGTGGCTGTAATACTATGCTGTGAATGCAACTGCAAAACCATTTAACTCCCAAAAAACCAACCGAAGgcattatgtttatttataaataccCAGACTCTCTCCAGATGGAAGTCTGTTTATTTCTatattcaagttttctttttaaaacaatacaagtATATGACAGATGGAATCATTTCAAAAACCCACTACAGTAAGCTTCACAACAGGATGTGAGGTTTAAGTGAGGTTTAACCAATTTACCTTAAAAAAACCTTCcagatttatatatatacagtCTGGCAgaaacacctgcttgagtgtggttggtagggtatgtgaatgccTCAcgtgagatggacagcaatttgaacatttcaactAAAACGTCATGTGATATGCTTGAGTATAACTGTtacgttacagaattacatgcttatgagtctgtaataaaagattttgtaattaaaaaggggcgttatttgtgccagatgtgtgtgtgtgtgtgtgtgtgtgtgtgttatccttGCATCTTACTTACTTCTCCATGAAGATATAACTGGTAAAGAAATAGGTATATGCTCAATTTCCAAACCATCCTCGGTTATTCGGCGTAATCGTCCACGTAGTTTAACATTCTTTCTTATAAATTCTACTGGAATATCTGAAGAACTTGTGAATTTTGACGTCTGATGATTTACAAGGAGAGAAATACaacattttgttattattttcactttaaatttaagTGTGTCAAATTGTTATTTAAACATTGCAGAAGACAGCcactgaaaaatttttatttggttctaaattttatgttaatattttaaatggtttagTTTAAAGTTATAAGAACATTCTTTATaagctgccagctgccagaggggagggggcaatggtgggcagaaggggaagggatgagtcaaagaacatgtatgaataacccatggacacggacaacagtgcgGGAATTGATGGGCCTGAGTGTGGCAGCACGGGGGTGtgctgggcggaggagggcagaggggaaaaattggggtAACTGTAATGTAATAAATgagagtaataaaaaaattaaacaagaacaTTCTTTAGAAATCTTTGTCATTACTGTACTATTTTAAGCTGCCTCATAGAGCACATTAAACAGACTCCTAACTTCTGAAGGCTAATATCCTCAAAATAGGCCACAGTTCATCAGAAAGAAGTGAGTGTAGTGAGTGCAGATCCACTCCAGGCACCACACAGACCCAGTTAAACGGTCACTACCCTGGTGTACAGACGTGCGATCCACTCCTGCAGGTACTGCTGGGAAAACCTAAACAAAACTGAGTCAGATTCAATTAG
The sequence above is a segment of the Phyllostomus discolor isolate MPI-MPIP mPhyDis1 chromosome 2, mPhyDis1.pri.v3, whole genome shotgun sequence genome. Coding sequences within it:
- the C2H3orf33 gene encoding protein C3orf33 homolog is translated as MAGRPVTGASPSADRDGASPNVVARLSQWADDHLRLVRNFSTIMAIAGITLLLRSVRLTSKFTSSSDIPVEFIRKNVKLRGRLRRITEDGLEIEHIPISLPVISSWRKEPRGALLVRLAGVELTDAGKLWLQTELRPSQPLWFQLLGKENSALFCYLLVNKGRFFSVSLNEEILRRGLGKTVLVKGLDYDSKIYWKIHRNLLKAELAALKKGEGIWKEESEKESYLEKFKGSWREIWEKDSNLKRIGSNFNLKKESYYDKFRNTYEAWKDNSLILRFRELKSRIHFRRKG